The Triplophysa dalaica isolate WHDGS20190420 chromosome 14, ASM1584641v1, whole genome shotgun sequence DNA window TGGTGTTTTGAACCTGTGGCTTTCAGGTTAATCACTTTGCAATGAGTTTCTTTTTCCCAAAAATGCTGGTCTCAATACAGATGATAATATAGCATGTATCTCTGTATCTATCATTTCTTCTACTCTAAACTTAAATTTTTGTTTACTACAGTATGTGATGGAGAAATTTCTTTCATAAGCATCAATGCTTAATCTGGCTATGATCAGATGGTATCTGGCCGACTGTTCTCATTTCATTTCTGCTTTTAACTATGAACCTTACCTTTAATGTGGAAGTTTACAGTAAATATGACAATCTGCAGTTTCATACTGAATAATATCTGCACCACGTTCATAGAACAAACCTTCACATATACCAGCAGTAGGTTTTTTTTGCATGTCACTGTAGTATTAAACCTAAACAAAAGTTCGACTTTTGACTATTACTTCATAAAATTCAAAACAAGAGCTCCATTACGGGCAGGTTTTCTTCTAGAATATGTTTTGAGGATTACCCCTGACTGCATCATTTTCATCGTTTAAATCTTTTATCTCAAGTTTATGTAAGTCAGGATACAGTCATTTCTAAAATAAAGCATAGTTGAAGAATAGACCATCATAAATCAGgcctaaaatataaaaaaataacacacagtttattaaatgTGAGTCTTATGGAATGTTTAGTAAAGTAATTTATTGCTGTCAGTAATTCTTTCTTCTTtatataacaaacacacatacatacagttgTTACACAGTGTGTAAAAGAACAAATGGCTCTTTGCTATTTTGGAGGAGGGAAGCATAGGTTTTCTATCACATTTTCTAGAAGTGTCTTTACACCAATTAACATTTCTTATAGTTTTACTTTCTATGAAAGTATCAAAGGGAAATAGAGTTTATTGCAATACATTACAACCTGTATTTTTGTagttatttgataaaaaaataaatcaatagaaaAACAATTGTATGCTGTGTGTAGTTTCCACATctgaatacaatttttttattttatttttattaagttataattaaataacaaaaggAAATGATCATTTTGAGAATGTTTCTGATCGTGGCTTCTAGAGCTAAAAAGATAATTAcgtgttgtttcattttttggttaaaattgaATTGACTACATAGAGTGACAGGGAGAAAACTAGATCATGTTGCCATTCAGTTTGGTCCACTCAAAAATGTCCTGTTCGCACACAATGTCCGAATTGATTAGCAGGTAGCGATCGCCAACACAGAAGTGTTTCTGACAGGCGGCACATTTAAAGCATTCAAGGTGGTATACTTTGTCACGGACACGCATGGTCATTTCAAAGGCCCGGATCCTCTTTTCACAAGAAGCACAGAGCCCATCCTGACCAAATAGCCTGCAGAAATAAATTGCATTAACTGACTGCAAATTCCAACATACACATCGTCCAATAAGAAACATCTCTGCGTATAcctatttcaaaatataaagtTTACTAACAAACACAAGCTGCATTATGCAAATATTATCAGATTCAAAAACACATCTGTACCCTTAAGAGACAAATAAATATCTGACGTGAACACCACATCTTTTTCCAAATTTACCTGAGGTAGTCCCTTCTACACAGCTTCCTGCCAAGTTTGTAGTAAAGCCTGCGGCCCACCTCCCCCAAGCGGCAGCCGCAGAGGTCACAGCTTAGGCAATCCTCATGCCAATACTGTTCGATAGCCTTGAGGAAGAACCGGTCCCCGATGCTCTGCTGGCACCCGCCGCACGTTAGGAGTGAGGGTGGCATCTGAAGGACCTCATCAACGGGTTCCCTGTAATTGAACACTCCATTAAAATAACTACACTTGAATGTAAAGGTTCTTTGTCGGGCTGTTTGGTGTCATAAAGaaccaataaataaacaaaaatagttcTACAGACTACAAAAGAGTaaaaaattatgctttttaaGAAACGATTAAGGGAACCACTTTAAGAATGTAGGCTACCATTTTGAACGCCAGATGGCACCATCACATGTTTGAAAGGCAACAGAAACTCTGTCAGATATGTAATCCATACAAGTACACATTTTCTGTATGTATATTGGTCCTAACCGCTTCCTCTAGCGCCTATAACCGTTTGCTCTTGctacaataactgcttttacCCCAGGGGAGAAAAGAAGCGTTAAAATGCGCTAGGCAAATGAGCTCTGCTCCGGGCCACTGCACCCTCGGTTAAATAGTTAACCTACTTTAAATTATAGGCCCTTGTCAACCTGCTTAAACTCACTTGATAAAAAGCTATAGCTTTATTAGTTATGGACTAACTGTGTATTGGTGTTGGAAAAGCTTGACTGCGTATTGATACTTATAGACTTATTAGAAAATGATTgtgcatattttagaataagcaaaacacaaggcagcacacgttttttttttgttgtttaaatattacaaataagcaaaagcaataaaagaaaacacacagatttaACAAATCAACAGATTTACTGATTACTTACTCGTTAGCATCCAAGGTTTTTCTCTCTATTGTAGATGCCATGTTAAATGAATGCCTCAGGAATTGTCCTGAGCATATGCGCACTTGAAAAACAGGTATGTCCCAGACTCGACGTCAGACCATCAATgtcccaaaaacaaaaaactgtacaaaaacGGTTCAAGCGTGAGCACAAAATGCACCTGCCTTGCTGCCTTTGAGTGCACTAGAGAGGAGAGCGACCCACAAAAGACATCATTTACGCCAAATTCCAAAGCATTCCTATCATCCAATTGAATCCGAAAATAATGTCCAGAATTAATGTGTCTTCGTTCACCCAGATCTCACGCATTCAGTCCTCACGCTATatgttatttctaaataaagAAGTGCTGACAGGGAGATGTCCCACATGCACGTTGTTTAATGACACCATGAATTGACATCAATCGTGCGCGTATCCTCTGCGATGCGTACTGCGCGCTGTCCCGTGAGGCTGCTGTCTTTGGTCCCGTTATTGTAGGGCAGCAGGTATTTTTAAATGGCCCTGCCCCCTCAGTTTCTGCTTTCTTTTCCGACTTCCTGCTCACGACCGCTCGACAATGAGAGGAAATAGCGCTCCTAGATGCCGCAGCTCGCCAGTCAATTATAAACCCTGGACTCGTGACTCGAGGGGTCACGAGCTCACGACAAGCTCACGACAGCTtctatatttattaaataccaGATATCCAAACAATGAGACCAAACtgatcaaaacaataaacatagtttgaaacaaacaaatctgcaattctaataattcattatttattttcatcataaTTCAGTATGAAGGCATTGAAAACATAGGCTACTTATGCGTAACGTAATTTGACTGGGTAAATATTtccagttttatttaaaatgcgaTAACTTTATTAGAAGACTTACACTAGATCTGATGTGAAAGAAAATTATGAGTGTTTTGcagaataatttatttattcacaattCTGGTACCTGTCACAGGCACTTTACATTTCTCCCTGCATAGATGTACATGTAGCATCTGTAAATAGGtaaatgttttgatttcatgtcTTAATTTGATATTCAACTCTTTTTTCGAATATTTTTCAAATGTCTCGTGTAATTGTTGTATTTGGAGCTGTGCTTGCTTCAATTCTCAAAGAAAGCATATTTCATCTTACTAAACTGAATGTGCAAGATGATTTCTTGTCACAATGATTCATCGTGTTCGCCACATCACATCACAGCTGACACAGCAAAACTCAATTATGTGAAGacactgtttatttatgttttaattgatacaaaaataaattacagacaaattttgtaccttgttgtacattaaatatttttattcagttacaacttcatagttgccaacatggctctttaaacaaggaatgtttaaacaatacCTTAACCAACATATCCATCATGTAACAATATCGCATAACAaagcccaagtgagtctgtaaaacgttccacatcttgatccatcagagcacaacaagtagctggaactatggaaaagaaaaaagagaataattttagatatttatactcagaggaaaaacagaggacaacatatacagtcagagacagagaataatacaatgatgagatctgtgtgtgtgtgtgtgtgtgtgtgtgtgtgtgtgtatgtgcgttcgtacgtgcttcttacttttcatcgatttcactgaaaattcatcattgtgtttagaagagcggcaacatgtggtttcactgcaacctgtttcttctgtatgctggcattttagatgacgcttcttgttccactctctggattaatatctacaaagagtcaggaaaaacaaaatgttatatattaaatatacaaaatatattatattaaaacacatgaattaaatgatcagcttgctagtgttaaatagggcagacttctaaataatttgcactaaaaaaatccatctctcgttgagaaatattgttttaaagttctaaacaggtatataacattaacatatctataaaatgcaggtaaggaagtgGTTCAACTAATACCTTTCTGTGGACTCCAAGATAGacgctgccccatcctggtactgaAGATTGAATATTTAACATGCTATGATCAGAGTGgcaaggccagacatgaagctgtgctgagcaccgtcacacacaacctaaccttcagtagtcagcattcagtggcctgcatggcaaagtgtgtcctaaaacaaacaataccacatgtgacaatCGTTAATAgatacaatacaattttatctttaagcttttcacatttaaactacatttaagtataagtgactctacaaacaaactctaagcaaattacacagagtaacttacacttaaaaccgtacttatacagaaatgtaagccaTTTCTAAGGGATGTAAGGGATGTCACGATCAACAAATTGTCACACTGTTATTTGTAACGGGCTGTCTCACTCCCACCATCCAACGGTCCTATCTGGAGACAGTCCTGCTCTAACGATAagggtgtcgctaacgtcttttgctcaagctctcatctggcctccgttacataaACTGAATATCtatggttacgtacattaatcactttaccgggctatcctccgtgaacatcgacttacctcaagctttggtgactcgttttaatttgggcgctcggTTTAACGGataactgcatttgcaaatttgaattacaccacaaaataatcacgaccgAGTGTGGTATTCAATAGTAAATTCCCGTGAATCCCAACAGTCGAAGCATGTAACATTTACCGtgtctacggcgggcgcgatgttcaatattaaacaaacaaccgTCAAtgtactaatacaatgaaccgtagctcgtcacataccgccttcgCACCTGCTGTGTACGAAAACTCGAAATAAcgtgaacaacttctgtcctcaggtgctatagcgacggagaatgtttgaaatcttaccgcgacggcgctgatgaaaccccgcgcaagactccttcggtccccgcggatggaggttgaatccggggttaccaaTATGAAACGCGACTGTAGATACTTCTATATAATgttaccagtatgatagttaACAAATATGGAGAAAATAAACGTAATAAATCACTTACCCCAGGtgtgaatcactcattttgcgcacttcaccaatctcgactgttgaagataatcccgccattgtagatttgaaatttacagcattattctgtacatttgagttaatccgtcacgtgaccccacaATGccttgcactttacagcaatattctgtattatttaaagacATAGTCGTTTGAAACAAAACCACACATCACATTTGCTGTTTTAACGAAGCTTGGACAGCAAATGGCTcctttaaaggagtcatatggcgtgaatacgtgtttttatatgtctttggagtgttataagttgcccttgcatgtattagacataaAAAaggtgtcggaacaaaagatgcattgaaccataaatcgtgtatacacattgcattacatcaaaAACATCTACTTGAGAAACCCACATTGGACCCCTCTACTATTGACAGTTACAGACCAGTCTCTCTCCTCCAATTTATTGCAAAAACGCTTGATAGGGCAGTTTACAAACCAGTTGTCTTCCTACCTATTCCAGAACAAACTAGtagatgacaagcagtctggcttcagaaCAAACCACTCCtctgagactgca harbors:
- the lmo2 gene encoding rhombotin-2: MASTIERKTLDANEEPVDEVLQMPPSLLTCGGCQQSIGDRFFLKAIEQYWHEDCLSCDLCGCRLGEVGRRLYYKLGRKLCRRDYLRLFGQDGLCASCEKRIRAFEMTMRVRDKVYHLECFKCAACQKHFCVGDRYLLINSDIVCEQDIFEWTKLNGNMI